From Aegilops tauschii subsp. strangulata cultivar AL8/78 chromosome 5, Aet v6.0, whole genome shotgun sequence:
AGAACTATTCCATATTTATGGACCTGCCTTTGTTGTTTCGACCAAAGGTATGCGATGCTTTATGCACGCCGTCAATTGACAGGCAATGTCCTCAATGATAAATGCCTTCAGTACTTTTTTTTCCTGCACCATTTCTTTTCATCCTGTTGAAGGACGCCCTACACAGATGCATATGGGATAGTCATGCATTTGCATTAGCACTTGATAAGGGATACTCCTCTTCACAATCTGGTCTTATTGTTCTGCATTCTTGTATAAAGGAAATGGTGAAGAATGGTGAATTCATCTACAAGTTCGACCCTACAAAGAAAGGTCGTTTCGGCATACTCCAGCGTTATGAAAAGGATGAAAAAACCATCAGATGGTTTGAACTCCCCAATTGCTTCATTTTCCACAATGGTATGCCATTTCTTGCTACTTTGTTAGAGCATGTAGTAGTTCCAATCGATGCATCGCACGATCCAATTATCAGTGGTTTTCACTCCATGCTAATCTTGCAAACTGATCACAAGAAGCATCTCTTGTCGCAGCTAACGCCTGGGAAGAGGGCGACGAAGTTGTTCTGATTACCTGCCGCCTTGAGAACCCAGATCTGGACAAGGTGAACGGCACCCAAAACGAGAAGCTCGAGAACTTCGGGAATGAGCTGTATATACACCTGCGACCTCAACTTTTACTTTGAATTCCATGCAACCCACCAGTGCTTGCGCCTAATTTTATATCTTCTATAGGTATGAGATGAGGTTCAACATGAAAACCGGCGCTGCTTCACAGAAGCAACTGTCGGTCGCTGCTGTAGACTTTCCTCGAGTCAACGAGAGCTATACCGGCAGGTAGTTCCACTGAGGCATTGAGCTTCAACATAAGTTTCCGTTCTTTCTTTGATGCTCGTGTCATAAAGCACCGTGTATTTAACTCCTGAGAAAACTTGCATTTACAGTATGATTCTTCCTGAATTTCTATTATGTACTCTGATCTGTTACTCTGTTGAGCGAACGCAGAAAGCAGAGGTACGTGTACTGCACGATACTCGACAGCATAGCAAAGGTGACTGGCATCATCAAATTTGACCTGCACGCCGAGCCAGAGAGCGGCAAGAAGCAGCTTGAAGTTGGGGGGAATGTGATGGGCATATATGACCTGGGACCTGGTAGGTTTGGTTCAGAGGCTGTCTTCGTGCCCAAGGAGCCCGGTGTTTCTGGGGAAGAAGACGATGGCTATCTGATATTCTTTGTGCACGATGAGAACACAGGGTGCTCCTCCATTCCCTTCCCATACATACATCATCACTCTAAGCTGCTGCTGCAAAAGACAGAAATATTAAAAATTTGTGTTGTGGATGCAGGAAATCTGAAGTGAATGTGATTGATGCCAAGACCATGTCTCCTGATCCGGTGGCGGTCGTCGAGCTGCCAAACCGGGTTCCTTACGGGTTCCACGCCTTCTTTGTCAACGAGGTACTTTTCAGCTAGAAATCTTCTTCTTTTCTGATCTGTTtgtgtatgtatatatatagcAAAAAGAGAGTAGTATTTTGGCAAAGCTTGAAATGAAATCTATATCCATTTATCTGGCATTTGTATCGTACATGCTGAAGAACATCTATCTGGTTTGTGGTTTCCTTGACAGGAACAACTGGTACATCAGCAAGCAGAGGTGTGAAGAACAGTGATAAAAAAGACTCTGCGTGTTCTGCATGCTGCAGAAATAAAGGAAAGAAAGCAGTACATAGTACATTGGTACAATATATATAGGATTATTTGTACAGTGAATTAATCGGCACCGTGGAACGAGACTGTAAATTTCATACTATATATGGTACTTAATAAACATGGATTTTCATATAGGGATTATCACGATGATAGATTTTATTGCAtaatctcatatgctccatgaacATCGTTGGATATTACTACATTAAGCACTCATATTGCTACTAGAGGAGCTAGACAGGATAGATAATACAGTATATTCTAGGAGATCAGGGCGTGTGAGCCACCGTACGGCCGGCGGCTGCGGGCCACTTGCTCCGGATTGATCGCCGGGCCGGCGTCGATGTGCGCCGTCTGCTCCCCGGCCACCTCCGCCACCCGCCGCTTCCCTAACTCCACGTAGTCCGGCGGGGTTGCGGCCGCCCTCCTCACCGCGCTTGCCAAGCGTGACAGCAGCGCCGTCGCCCCGACGGCCAGTGAGCCTGAAGCGGCCATGCCGCCGGCCGTCAGAGCGGCCAGCAGCGCCGCCGGGACAAGCACAGGGCTGCAGAGCAGGAGCAACGGCGCTGCCACGGCCAGCCCCGCGACCGAGGCAGCCAGCGCCGTGCCGGAGAGGGCGAGGAGGCCGAGAGCCGCGAGCGCCGCCACCATGAGCACGCCTGGCCGCTGCTGCTGGGCGCGGTCACGGCGGTGGTCCCCCGCCATGGATtcgtcgtcgccgccgctggATTCTGTCAAGCTAGCCGCTGATGGTCTCTCTGGATGGAAGAAACCAGATGCTTTGGTTCTTGGCGCAATTTATATACACGGAGGTAGGTCCACGCCACGCGTAGACGGCGGCACACACCTAGTACCCGTGGCACGTGGAGCACCATGCACGTGGCCACATTGAGCCAAATGAACGCTGATAGTGAGGGTATCCATAGTTACAACATCTATGCCCGGGTGCCTAGTACCCGCCTCAAACACACAACAGACCATCCAAATAAAAAACTTAATCTAAGTTGTTTTTCAAACCGGTCTTAAACATTTGGGctacccctcatatccagcccccCAAAAAAAAAATCCAGTAAGGTTGTCATAATCGTGATTTTGAATTGGATCGGAGTTCCGATGGCAGGATCGCAAATCGTAGAATCTTCACTCTCAGGATCGTAAAAACGTAGATTCTATGAACCAAAATCGTAGAATCAGAGGGGTTAGTTTGGATCGTAAAGTCATAGAATCATACAACAGAATCGCGATCCTGACAACCTTATCCGGCCCGCGCTAGCCTACTTCGGCCTCACATATATTTGTCCCTATTTGCTTGCCCGACCAAATCCTAACCACTccggcccctcccctcccctgtgCCCTGAAGCTCACTTCTGGCGATCTTCGGCCTTCTCCGGCATAGCCGGCAGCGGATCCGAGTCCTCCGTCAATCGATCTGCGAACATGGACCTCATCCCAGTTGGGCCCCGGGGGAGATGGTCGCCGGCAACTTTTTTGATGATCTCGCTTATGAAAGAGGGGCATGATTTGTTGAGTTCTTTGTGGCTTGCACAACATCGTACATGTCAGGTTCGGATGCCATGAACTTGACGCATGAGCCCTCGAGCTGCCAACAATCGTGCCGGCCGTGCACCAGCATGAGCGTCGCCATGACATTGCCGACATCGATGCTTTCAGACAATATGTTCTCGCACATGAGCCTTAGTCTCTCCAGGTCGTATAGGTCCGCGGCCACGAGGAGATCACGCGCCATGGCTACACGGCATATGCCCCAGATTCCTTGGGTACGAGCAGCTCATCGTGTTATATTAATTGATGAGATTATATAAGTGCCAATGGATCTTGTCTAGTACACATGGACACAACTTGATCTGATGCAGAATGATAATTGTACCTCCGTTTGGAGAGGCCATCTCGGTAGAGAAATTAGAGTTTGAAGTTGATGACGGATTGCAGCAGCGTCTCCAGCACTTTGCCGGAGAAACGGCAAGGCCTTCACGTCAATGAGCCGCGCTCTCCTGATTGGAAAAGGAGTGATTCTGGGAGACAATGACTAATGCGATTAACTCATGTTTACGTGCATCTCCTCCCTTATATAATGCGCTGACTTTGACCGTGGGACCTTAACCATATTAACATAAATTCAGCCCCCCGATCACGGGCCCAATTGTTAATTGCCATTTAATTGGTATTAATACCTAAATTAATTAATGGGCCCATATTAACTTATGGTAATTAACGTTTTGACCATTTGATCACATAATAATTCCAACACATCGGTGTAGATGAAGTGGAGCATGGCTGTGGACGTCAACACActcatgttggaaatatgccctagaggcaataataaaatggttattattgtatttccttgttcatgataattgtctattgtttatgctataattgtattaactggaaaccataatacatgtgtgaatacatagatcacaacatgtccctagtaagcctctagttgactagctcgttgatcaatagatggttatggtttcctgaccatggacattggatgtcattgataacgggatcacatcattaggagaatgatgtgatggataagacccaatcctaagcatagcacaagatcgtgtagttcatttgctaagagcttttctaatgtcaagtatcattttcttagaccatgagattgtgcaactcccggataccgtaggaatgctttgggtgtaccaaacgtcacaacgtaactgggtgactataaaggtgcactacaggtatctccgaaagtgtttgttgggttggcacgaatcgagactgggatttgtcactccgtatgacggagaggtatctctgggcccactcggtaatgcatcatcataatgagctcaatgtgactaaggagttagccacgggatcatgcgttacggaacgagtaaagagacttgccggtaacgagattgaacgaggtattgggataccgacgatcgaatctcgggcaagtaacataccgatggacaaagggaattgtatacgggattgattgaatccccgacattgtggttcatccgatgagatcatcgtggaacatgtgggagccgatatgggtatccagatcccgctattggttattggcgggagaggtgtctcggtcatgtctgcatggttcccgaacccatagggtctacacacttaagattcggtgacgctagagttgttatgggaaatagtatgtggttaccgaaggtagttcggagtcccggatgtgatcccggacgtcacgaggagttccggaatggtctggcggtgaagatcgatatattggacgaagggtattggagtccggaagtgttccgggggtaccaggctatggccagcatgaccgaaaggtgtttcgggagcctcgtcaagtgttggagggccttatgggccaaaggggaaggggcaaaccagcccactaaggggtggtgcgccccccacaccctttcccacgttacttggggaggtggggcgcctccacctgcttggcttgggggcaagtctccctaggattttccctagggagatccaatctgcttggccgccgccccctaggggaaaccctagggcgccttcccctctccccttgcccctatatatagtggaggggtgggagggcagccgtacctcttccctggcgcagccctctcctcctcctccgtagtgcttggcgaagccctgccggagaaccacgagctccattgccatcatgccatcgtgctgctggagttctccctcaacttctcctctccccttgctggatcaagaaggaggagacgtccccgggctgtacgtgtgttgaacgcggaggcgccgtccgttcgtcgctagatcggatcttctgcgatttgaatcgccgcgagtacgactccatcaaccgcgttcttgtaacgcttccgcttagcgatcttcaagggtatgaagatgcactccctctctctcgttgctagcatctcctagattgatcttggtgacacgtaggaaaattttgaattatcgctacgttacccaacaactCATGTCGTTGATCTAGAGGTGCCGCATGGTCTTCTCCTTCATGCCCGTGCGGAAGAACTCGGCCGTGAAGACCGGCGAATACATGGCGGGCACGAGCTTGTGTGCCTGGATCTTGGCCTCATTGACGGCAAGCCCCCCTAGTTCCTGAGTTCTGGCCCAATCCTCACCCTGAGTACTTTCTAGCGACGGCGACACCCACGACGCAACGAGGGCGAACTTGACGAAGTTCATTTACATAGAGACGGACCGTACGGATGGAAACTTGCCCCCAATACGCACGTAGTACAAGGGTAGCTAGCACAAACGGCATAATCGATGAGTGCCCAAGCTAccttgtttttcttttctttctttctgagCAAAAAAAACCCAAGCTATCTTGTATCGACGATCCTTGACCCTATCTAGATTGGGCGCCGACGCCTCCTCCTCCAGTGGCGGGGATTGACGCTGGTGTGCAAGGGAAAGCGACGACGCACACGCAGCAGACAAAAAAATTGACAAATAATTCTTCTTTTACCACCAATTCAGGTACAGGTGATGTTATCCTCCTCTATCTATCTATCAAAATGCCACCAACTCAACTCATAGCGTACATTTTAGGATGATGAGGAAGCAAACCCTAGACCTAGAGTGGTTTCTTTTTCGGGAAGATATTCTAGTATTCTAGAGCGCGTGGCTGTAGATAGATGGATGGATCTGgcgatcatacctagatattctcataactatgctcaattctgtcaattgctcaacagtaatttgtttacccacagtaatacttatgctctcgagagaagacactagtgaaacctatggcccccgggtccatttttcatcatattaatctccctacaacaagctatttctggcgccgtttattttgcttttattttactttgcatctttatcataaaaataccaaaaatattatcttatcttatctatcagatctcactttcgtaagtgaccgtgaagggattgacaacccctttattgcgttggttgcgaggattttatttgtttgtgtaggtgcgagggactcgtgtgtggcctcctactggattgataccttggttctcaaaacctgagggaaatacttacgctgctttactgcatcaccctttcctcttcaagggaaaaccaacgcagtgctcaagaggtagcaagaaggatttctggcgccgtttccggggaggcTCACGCAAGGttaagtcaagatttggactcccgacaacgagccatttctggcgccgttgccggggagtctacgtacaagtcaagacataccaagtacccatcacgaactcttatccctcgcattacattatttgccatttgcctctcgttttcctctcccccacttcacccttgccgctTTATTtgccctcttccgttcgtctttttcgtttgcttgtgttgccatgtgccttctttgtgcttgcatcttcgcttgctaaatatctattgatatggatcctcatccacttgctaatctctttaagagatccaattatgatgaaccaattcctagtgatttgggtgcactagattatctttataaggtttgcttgaaattcgtgaatctgaaaattgtgatgaagtactttgtgaagtgattcacgatagatctttggataaaaagcatgattgcaatgatgttattataaattctattaatgtcaattgtgctaataatatgcaaaacccaagcttggggatgctagttttgctaggtctactacttgttgcaatgatcatgattggggtgatttttcttatgatctcgaaaatttatttaagccccatgatgaatatgagattgataataatgtttgcaatattattgaaagtgggtttggaagagtgtcaactttagatctcACATATTTGgggaatgttcaatcttatggtatttttgataaaagtgggtctggagaggtcatgactttagttaatgttaatcccactattttggaagagtgtcaactttgcatgcatgtggatcatgttgaaaatattttatgtgatagctattttgttgaatttgcttatgatcccacatgtaattattatgagagaggaaaatatggttgtagaaattttcatcttactaaattacctctcattttgttgagattgctattgtttctttccacttccttgcatatgctagtttttgcttgctatgataatttgtttgcctataagatgcctatgcataggaagtatgttagacttagatgtatttgtcacgtgtttcatgatgctttttttgtgcttcaattcttgtctttcatgtgagcatcattgaatctatccttgtttttatgcctagctaggggcgttaaacgatagcgcttgttgggaggcaacccaattttattttagtttttttacttttttgcttctgtttaggaataaatatttgatctagcctctggttagatttttttatgttttaattagtgtttgtgccaagttaaacctataggatcttcttggatgatagttatttgatcttgctgaaaattccagaaactttctgttcacaaaaacaattgttaaaaatcaccagaacgtgataaaatattaatttcaattgcttctgatcaataaaatttttgtctaggtcttcctattttggctgaattttttgagttccagaactttgcgttagttatagattactacagactgttctgtttttgacagattctgtttttcgtgtgttgtttggttattttgatgaatttatggctaataaatagtttataaaccatagagaagttggaataaagtaggtttaacaccaatataaataaagaatgagttcactaCAATACcctgaagtggtgttttgttttcttttgctaacggagctcacgagattttctgctgagttttgtgttgtgaagttttcaagttttgggtgaaagatttgatggattatggaacaaggagtggaaagagcctaagcttggggatgcccatggcaccccaagataatctaaggacacctaaaagccaaagcttggggatgccccggaaggcatcccctctttcgtctacttccatcggtaactttacttggagctatatttttattcaccacatgatatgtgttttgcttggagcgtcaatttatttgagtctttatttgttagttggccacaatcatccttgctgtacacaccttttgagagagacacacatgatttggaatttgttagaatactctatgtgcttcacttatatcttttgagctatatagtttttgctctagtgcttcacttatatcttttagagcacggtggtggttttgttttatagaaactattgttctctcatgcttcacttagattattttgagagtcctacaaaacagcgcggtaatttgctttaattatgataggcattcaagattagtatttttttcttatgagtgtgttgaatactatgagaagtttgatacttgataattgttttgagatatggagatggtgatgtcagagtcatgctagttgagtagttttgaatttgagaaatacttgtgttaaagtttgtgattcctgtagcatgcacgtatggtgaaccgttatgtgatgaagtcggagcatgatttatttattgattgtcttccttatgagtggcggtcggggacgagcgatggtcttttcctaccaatctatccccctaggagcatgcgcgtaatactttgctttgataacttgtagatttttgcaataaatatatgagttctttatgactaatgttgagtccatggattatacgcactttcttccttccaccattgctagcctctccaatatcgcgcacttttcgccggtatcatacacccaccatataccttcctcaaaacagccaccatacctacctatcatggcatttccatagccattccgagatatattgccatgcaacttaccaccgttcagtttattatgacacgctccatcattgtcatattgcctcggatgatcatgtagttgacatcgtatttgtggcaaagccaccgttcataattctttcatacatgtcactcttgattcattatcccggtacaccgccggaggcattcacatggagtcatattttgttctaattattgagttgtaagtaaataaaagtgtgatgatcatcatttttagagcattgtcccaagtgaggaaaggatgatggagactatgattctcccacaagtcgggatgagactctggactaaAAAAAGGGCCATAAAAAGGGAGAAAAGGCCATAATaaaatatgagagaaaaagagagaaggtacaatattactatccttttaccacacttgtgcttcaaagtagcaccatgatcttcatgatagagtctcctatgatatcactttcatatactagtgggaaatttttcattatagaacttggcttgtatattccaatgatgggtttcctcaaaatgccctaggtcttcgtgagcaagcgagttggatgcacacccacttagtttcttttattgagctttcatatacttatagctctagtgcatccgttgcatggcaatccctactcactcacattgatatctattaatgggcatctccatagcccgttgatacgcctagttgatgtgagactatcttctcctttttgtcttctccacaaccaccattctattccacatatagtgctatgtccatggctcacgctcatgtattgcgtgaagattgaaaaagtttgagaacaccaaaagtatgaaacaattgcttggcttgtcattggggttgtgcatgatttaaatactttgtgtggtgaagatagagcatagccagactatatgattttgtagggataactttctttggccatgttattttgagaagacataattgcttagttagcatgcttgaagtattattatttttatgtcaatattaaacttttgtcttgaatctttcgcatctgaatattcataccacaattaagagaattacattgaaattatgccaactagcattccacataaaaaattcggtttttatcgtttacctactcgaggacgagcaggaattaagcttggggatgcttgatacgtctccaacgtatctataatttttgattgttccatgctatattatattctgttttggacattattgggctttattatacacttttatattatttttgggactaacctattaaccggaggcccagcccagaattgctttttttgcctatttcagagtttcgcagaaaaagaatatcaaacagagtccaaacggaatgaaaccttcgggaacgtgattttcggaacgaacgtgatccagaggacttggaccctacgtcaagacatcaaccaggaaggcacgaggtaggggggcgcgcctacccctgggcgtgccctccaccctcgtggggcccacgttgctccaccgacgtacttcttcctcctatatatacctacgtacccccaaactaccagatacggagccaaaaacctaattccaccgccgcaaccttctgtacccatgagatcccatcttggggccttttccggagctccgccggtgggggcatcgatcacggagggcttctacatcaacaccatagcatctccgatgatgtgtgagtagtttacctcagaccttcgggtcca
This genomic window contains:
- the LOC109757509 gene encoding oleosin 18 kDa, encoding MAGDHRRDRAQQQRPGVLMVAALAALGLLALSGTALAASVAGLAVAAPLLLLCSPVLVPAALLAALTAGGMAASGSLAVGATALLSRLASAVRRAAATPPDYVELGKRRVAEVAGEQTAHIDAGPAINPEQVARSRRPYGGSHALIS
- the LOC109757508 gene encoding carotenoid 9,10(9',10')-cleavage dioxygenase isoform X2; this translates as MESLSGWGLIRSLSLLQAITGIDSYLMIHAMRIKDGKATYVSRYVKTSRLKQEEYFGGAKFMKIGDLKGFFGLFMVQMQALRKKLKILDVTYGFGTANTALIYHHGKLLALSEADKPYVVKVLEDGDLQTLGLLDYDKRLKHSFTAHPKVDPFTDEMFTFGYSHEPPYCTYRVITKDGVMLDPVPITIPESVMMHDFAITENYSIFMDLPLLFRPKEMVKNGEFIYKFDPTKKGRFGILQRYEKDEKTIRWFELPNCFIFHNANAWEEGDEVVLITCRLENPDLDKVNGTQNEKLENFGNELYEMRFNMKTGAASQKQLSVAAVDFPRVNESYTGRKQRYVYCTILDSIAKVTGIIKFDLHAEPESGKKQLEVGGNVMGIYDLGPGRFGSEAVFVPKEPGVSGEEDDGYLIFFVHDENTGKSEVNVIDAKTMSPDPVAVVELPNRVPYGFHAFFVNEEQLVHQQAEV